The DNA sequence CAGTGTGATCGGTGCTAAAAAGGACCAGAAGCTCACTGTACAAACACTCGGTCTCAAAAAAATCCGTCAATCCGTTTTGCGTGATGATACGCCAGCAGTCCGCGGCATGATCAACAAAGTATCTCACCTTGTAACGGTTAAAGAGGTTTAATATTTTACTAAACAAAGAGGAGGTGCTCGGATGAAACTACATGAATTGCATTCAGCAGAAGGCGCACGTAAAACTCGCAACCGTGTTGGACGTGGTACGTCTTCAGGTAACGGTAAAACTTCAGGTCGCGGTCATAAGGGTCAGAAAGCACGTTCTGGCGGTGGAGTACGCCCAGGATTTGAAGGTGGACAAATGCCTTTGTTCCAACGCTTGCCTAAACGCGGCTTCACTAACATTAACCGTAAAGACTATGCAATCGTTAACCTTGATACGTTGAACCGTTTCGAGGACGGTGCAGAAATTACACCAGAATTCCTAAAAGCTCAAGGCGTTGTAAAAGACCTTAAAGCTGGTTTGAAAATTCTTGGTCAAGGTTCTGTAGACAAGAAGTTCACAGTTAAAGCGAACAAATTCTCAGCTTCTGCTAAAGAGGCGATTGAAGCAGCGGGCGGTAAAACCGAGGTGATCTAATGTTCCGCACAATTGCGAATTTCATGCGGGTAAAAGACATCAGAAACAAGATTATATTTACTCTCTTGATGCTGATCGTTTTCCGCTTAGGTACCTATATTCCTGTTCCTTATACGAACAAGGAAGCAATTAACTTCATGAATCAGCAGAACGTATTTGGTTTCCTGAATACTTTCGGCGGTGGAGCTTTGAAGAATTTCTCCATCTTTGCGATGGGAATCATGCCTTACATCACAGCTTCGATTATCATGCAATTGCTTCAGATGGATGTAGTACCAAAATTCACGGAATGGAAGAAGCAAGGTGAAGTCGGGCGTAAAAAAATCGCCCAAATCACCCGCTATGCAACAATTGTCCTGGCGTTTATCCAGGCAATTGCTTTATCGATCGGGTTCAATACGATGGCTGGTGGTATGCTTATTAGCGATTCCAGTTGGAGCAAGCTTCTTATGATTGCAGTTGTCTTAACTGCAGGTACAGCTTTCCTAATGTGGGTCGGCGAGCAAATTACAGCAAACGGTGTTGGGAACGGGATTTCCATTATCATCTTTGCAGGTATTGTTGCAGCTATTCCAAACGGAGCGATGCAGCTCTACAGCCAGTATTTCACCAACCCGGGTGAGGATCTGTTTATCAATATTGTGATTGTGGCACTGATCGTACTTGTCATTATCGCTGTTACAGTTGGGGTCATCTTTATCCAGCAGGCACTAAGGAAGATTCCAATTCAGTATGCCAAGAAGGTTGTAAACCGCTCTCCAGTGGGCGGTCAATCTACTCACTTGCCACTGAAAGTGAATGCAGCTGGCGTTATTCCGGTTATCTTTGCGGTAGCCTTCATTATGGCTCCACGAACGGTTGCTGGATTCTTTAAAGGAGATGTCGCCAGCACGATAGAGCGTATTTTCGACTATACACAGCCGATTGGTATGGTACTGTATGTAGTGCTTATTATCGCGTTTACTTACTTCTACACATTTGTCCAGGTTAATCCTGAACAAATGGCGGAGAATCTGCAAAAACAAGGCGGCTATATTCCGGGCATCAGACCTGGTAAAAAGACAGAAACATATCTTACTACTGTCATCAATCGTCTGACTTTCGTAGGGGCGCTGTTCCTGGCGGCCGTTTCTGTATTGCCTATCTTGCTTGGCGGGCTTGCCAATTTACCGGAATCGGTACGTGTTGGCGGCACAAGCTTGCTCATCATCGTTGGGGTTGCGCTTCAGACAATGAAGCAGCTAGAAACTCAGCTGGTGAAAAGGCATTATAAAGGTTTTATCAGGTAGAGGTTTTGCTGCCGCGAAAGCGGGGAAAAATAGTTGAATTTGATTTTGATGGGTCTGCCTGGAGCCGGTAAAGGTACTCAGGCAGAAAAGATCAGTACAGAGTTTGGCATTCCGCATATTTCCACTGGCGATATGTTCCGCTTGGCGATCAAAGAGGAAACACCGCTTGGAAATAAGGCGAAAGGCTACATGGACAAAGGTGAACTTGTTCCAGATGAAGTCACAATTGGGATTGTGGAAGATCGCTTGAAGAAGGGTGACTGCGCTAAAGGGTTCTTGCTTGATGGCTTTCCGCGTACGATAGCACAGGCTGAGGCTTTGCAAACACTTCTTACAAATCTGAATAAGAACATTGATCATGTATTGCATATTGATGTGCCAGAGGAAAAACTAGTGGAGCGCCTGACCGGTCGTAGAGTTTGTCCAACATGCGGAGCGACCTACCACGTAATCTATAACCCTCCAAAGACTGAGGGCGTATGTGATCGTGATGGTTCGCAGTTGATTCAGCGAAAGGATGATTCGCCAGAAACGGTTAAGAACCGTCTTGCGGTCAATCTTGAGCAGATGCAACCGTTATTGGATTTTTACAAGGATAGAGGTTATCTGGAAACAATTGATGGAGATCGGGATATTAACGAAGTCTTTAAAGACGTTCGTAACCTGATCGAGAAGTAATCACTGCTTCCAATCATTGCCTCGGGGATGAAATTTCCCGTTAGAAAAGGTATAATGTTTGGGTGACTTTGATTTGTTTCTCCAGTTGCACCAGTTGCCTGATCCCGGATAAGCCCAAGTGAAGGCGATGTTCGTCTGATCGAAGCTGACTCAGTTCCTCAATCAGGTCAAATTGTTCGTAATCTGCCAATGCAACCATTGGCAAGGCCGGAACAGTTTTTCATGATACCGGTCGCATCAAAGCTGGGATATTGCTTTGGCAAAGGACCAGGGATTAAACGAGGTTGTGACTGATTTGATGAAGGGAGATCAACACATTGGCGAAAGATGATGTAATTGAAGTGGAAGGCACTGTTATTGACACATTGCCAAATGCAATGTTCAAGGTCGAGCTTGAGAATGGCCACACAGTGCTGGCACACGTTTCCGGTAAGATCCGCATGCACTTTATCCGGATCCTTCCTGGAGATAAAGTAACGGTTGAACTTTCTCCGTATGATTTGACAAAAGGGCGAATCACGTACCGTTATAAATAAGCGAGCTCCGATATAAAAGGAGGTAGGGACGATGAAAGTAAGAGCGTCTGTAAAACCTATTTGCGAAAAGTGCAAAGTGATTAAGCGCAAAGGCAAAGTAATGGTCATTTGCGAAAATCCAAAACACAAACAAAAACAGGGCTAAGCCTAGAGCACAAGCTTTTCTTATCCTGAATTTGTTCCATATAATCGGCTAGTGGCCGACCAAAAGATTAACAGGAGGTGCATCGATCAATGGCACGTATTGCTGGTATTGATATTCCACGTGACAAGCGCGTGGTCATTTCATTGACATACATTTACGGAATCGGCAAAAAGACATCCCAGGATATCCTTGCTGAGGCCGGCGTTTCAGAAGATACTCGTGTTCGCGACTTGACTGAAGACGAATTGGGACGCATCCGTAAAGTAATCGACCAATATACGACTGAAGGTGATCTTCGTCGTGAAGTATCCTTGAACATCAAGCGTCTGATTGAAATCGGAGCTTACAGAGGTGTTCGTCATCGCCGCGGTCTTCCGGTTCGTGGTCAGAAGACAAAGAATAACTCACGTACACGTAAAGGCCCACGTCGTACTATGGCTAACAAGAAGAAGTAAGTAAAGGAGGTAAGCTGAAGACATGGCTCAAAAAAAGGGAAATACACGCAAACGTCGCGTGAAAAAGAATATTGAGACTGGTGTTGCTCATATCCGTTCCACTTTCAACAACACGATCGTGACAATTACGGATACTCAAGGTAACGCTGTATCTTGGAGTTCTGCAGGTTCACTTGGCTTCAAAGGTTCCCGTAAGTCTACTCCGTTTGCTGCTCAGATGGCTGCTGAAACTGCTGCAAAAGGCGCAGTTGACAATGGCATGAAGACTTTGGAAGTAACAGTTAAAGGACCTGGTGCAGGTCGTGAAGCTGCAATCCGTTCACTTCAGGCTGTAGGTCTTGAAGTAACTGCGATTATTGATGTTACTCCAGTTCCTCACAACGGCTGCCGCCCGCCAAAACGTCGTCGCGTATAATTATACGTATAAAATTTGCCAACTATCCCCATACTGGGTGCAGAGGCTGAATGCTCAAGACATGGCGGGACTTCATTTATTCTGAGGACACCTTGTCTTGGCTTTCTGTTTGGCAAAGGCGTATGAAAAGAAGACTATAGAGCAGTAAAGCTAACTGCCTATTTGAGGAATTTCGGCCAGAATTTTTCTTGCCGGGGTTTCGACGTTTTAAAGGAGGGCTTTGGATTGATCGAAATTGAGAAACCTAAGATTGAAACGGTTGAGATCAGCGATGACGGTTCGTTTGGCCGCTTTGTCGTTGAACCGCTTGAGCGTGGATATGGTGCAACTCTAGGAAACTCCTTGCGTCGTATCCTGTTATCCTCACTACCAGGCGCTGCTGTCACATCTGTTCAGATAGATGGAGCACTTCACGAGTTTTCAACTGTGGACGGTGTAGTTGAAGACGTGACGACAATCATCTTGAATCTGAAAAAACTTGCATTGAAAATCTACTCCGACGAAGAGAAGGTGTTGGAGATTGACGCTCAAGGCGAGGGGCAAGTAACTGCTGCCGACCTGACATATGATAGTGATGTAGAAGTCCTCAACCCGGATCTTTTGCTTGCTACTTTGAATTCCAAAGGCAACCTTCATATGAAAATCACTGCTAAGCGCGGTCGTGGCTATCGTCCTGCTGACTTGAATAAGAAGGAAGATCAGCCGATCGGCGTCATCCCGATTGACTCCATTTTCACTCCTGTGTCTCGTGTGACTTATCAGGTAGAAAATACACGTGTCGGTCAAAGCGCCAACTTTGACAAGCTTACTTTTGAAGTTTCAACTGATGGAAGTATCCGTCCAGAAGAAGCTGTCTCTTTGGGAGCAAAGATCTTTACTGAGCATCTGAATATCTTTGTTGGGCTTACGGATGAAGCGCAAAACGCAGAAATCATGGTAGAAAAGGAAGAAGATCAGAAAGAGAAAGTGATGGAAATGACCATCGAAGAGCTTGATCTTTCCGTTCGTTCCTATAACTGCCTGAAGCGTGCCGGAATCAATTCGGTACAGGAACTTGCGAACAAGTCTGAAGATGACATGATGAAAGTCCGCAACCTCGGACGCAAGTCTCTTGAAGAAGTGAAACAGAAGCTTGAAGAGCTTGGGTTGGGTTTGCGCAACGACGACTGATTGAGTTTCAGACTACAATATAGATTATTGGAGAAGGAGGGAATACCCCATGGCTAGAAAACTAGGTCGTACTACAGATCACCGCATGGCTTTGCTTCGTAACCTTGCTTCGGATCTAATTATCCACGAGCGTGTTGAAACAACACTTGCGAAGGCAAAGGAATTGCGCTCTGTCTCTGAAAAAATGATCACTCTTGGCAAGCGTGGAGACCTTCACGCACGTCGTCAAGCTGCGGCATTTTTGTACAATCAGGCAGCGAACGAGAATGAGAACGTTGTTCAAAAACTTTTTGATGACGTTGCAAAACGCTACGAAGAGCGCCAAGGTGGATACACTCGTATCCTTAAATTGGGTCAGCGTCGTGGTGACGGTGCAGAAATGGCAATCATCGAGCTTGTTTAATGATTCCATGCATCAAAGGGCAGGACTGAATCTCTTCTTTCGCAAGAGGTGCATCCCGGCCCTTTTTTTGCATCTGCATATTTTTTGAAAACGCCGTTAGTAGGCAGACAATGCTTCTTTTGAAGAGCTGGGGGAGGTTGAGCAGAGATGAGCAAGACGATCGCAGAGTTCCGTAATGTTTCCTTCAGATACGACGAGGAACAGCCTTGGGTATTGAAGAACGTTTCCTTTACGATCAGAGAGAATGAGTGGGTAGCCATCATTGGTCATAATGGTTCTGGTAAGTCTACAATCGCTAAGCTGATGAACGGACTTCTCTTTCCGGAAGAAGGAGAGATCTTCATAGACGGATTGGCAGTAAATGAAGAAACCGTATGGGATGTTCGAAGAAATGTCGGTATGGTATTTCAGAATCCAGATAATCAATTTGTTGGTACAACGGTACAAGATGATGTGGCGTTTGGTATGGAGAATCGCGGTTTTCCGAGAGAGCAGATGATTCAGCGCATTAAAGAGACGCTGCATGCTGTCAGGATGGACAAGTATTTGCTGACTGAACCTCATAGGCTATCTGGAGGACAGAAGCAGCGCGTAGCCATTGCTAGTGTTTTGGCAATTTCTCCGCAAATTCTTATACTCGACGAGGCTACAGCTATGTTGGATCCAAAAGGAAGAAAGGAAATCATGGAGACGGTTTCCGAAGTGCAGAGAACTCAGGAGCTTTCCTTGATTACAATTACACATGATTTACACGAAGTTGTTCAGGCAGAACGTGTAATTGTCATGAATGAAGGCCAAATCTGGAAAGAAGGCACACCACGAGAGATTTTCCTGGAGAAAGAGGCACTCCGGCAAATCGGTCTTGACGTGCCATTTGTGACGTTGTTGGCAAATGAATTAAATAAGCACGGTTTACAAATTGCTGATGAACCGCTGAATCACGAGGAGCTATTGGAGGACTTATGGACATTGCATTCAAAGATGTAAGCTATATTTATCAGCGCAATACGCCATTTGAACACCGGGCCCTCGACAAATTAAGCTTTGAAGTACCCTCTGGCTCTTTTCTTGCAGTTATTGGGCATACGGGTTCAGGAAAATCGACACTTATTCAGCATTTGAATGGTCTTGTGCAACCAACTGAGGGAGAAGTGCGGATTGGCGACTTTGTGTTAAAGGCTGGACAGAAGAATAAGGATTTGAAAAGGCTTCGTAGCAAGGTTGGAGTTGTTTTTCAATACCCGGAACACCAGCTTTTTGAAGAGACAATTGCGAAAGATATCGCTTTTGGGCCGACAAATTTTGGTGTGGAGCAAGAGGAAATCGAAAGGCGTACCAAGGAGATCCTTCCGGCAGTCGGGTTATCCGAGAAGTATTTGGAACGCTCGCCGTTTGATTTGAGTGGGGGTCAAATGCGCCGTGTTGCAATTGCAGGCGTTTTGGCTTCTAAACCGCGCGTGCTCGTACTTGATGAGCCAACAGCAGGTCTGGACCCTCGTGGTCAGAAAGAAATCATGGACATGTTCTATGATCTCCATGTGCGTGAAGGTCTTACTACTGTACTGGTTACTCACAGTATGGAAGACGCGGTTAAGTATGCTGATGAAGTACTGATTATGAGTGGTGGGAAAAAGTACTTGCAAGGAAAACCGGAGGAAGTTTTTGCACAGAAAGAACGGCTTAATGCTGTACAGCTTGATGTCCCGGAGATGGTGCAGTTCCTTAATGAACTAAAAACAAGAACAGGTATAGATCTGCCATTCCACAAACAGGATATTACTGAACTCGCCGCTGAAATTGCCGCCAAGATCGGGAAGGGGGCGAGTGAATGAGCAGCTCTTTAATAATTGGTCAGTATGTGCCGGGTACTTCATTAGTTCACAGAATGGATCCGCGCACGAAGATAACTGTCATTTTCTTCTTTGTCTTTCTCGTATTCTTTGCGAATAATGTGCTTAGCTATGGAGTACTCCTCGTTTTTGCTCTTTTAAGCGCATTTATTACCCGGATTCCTGTTCGCTTTATTGCGAAGGGTCTAAAGCCGATATGGTTTCTGATCGCCTTCACCTTCATTTTACATCTTATCGTAACAAAGGAAGGGGCTGTATTGGCGGAATTCTGGAAGTTTAAATTGTATTCCGGAGCACTCATTCAAGGGGTGGCTATTTCTGTTCGCTTTTTCCTGCTTATCCTTATGACATCTTTGCTTACGTTAACGACAACACCGATTGAAATTACAGATGCGATGGAAGACATGCTTGCTCCGTTGAAGAAAATACGATTCCCGGTTCATGAGCTTGCGCTTATGATGTCTATCTCTCTTCGATTTATCCCGACTCTTACTCAGGAAACGGATAAAATTTCGAAAGCACAGGCTGCACGCGGGGTGGATTTCCGTACAGGAAAGCTAAAGGATCGAATTCAAGCTGTAATTCCATTGCTTGTTCCACTCTTTGTCAGTGCATTCAAGCGAGCGGAAGAACTTGCGATGGCAATGGAAGCCCGTGGCTACAGAGGCGGCGAAGGTAGAACGAAGTTGCGTGAACTGAAAATGACCGGACGCGATTACACTGTTCTTACTTTCTTCATCATCGTAGTGGCAGGCCTGTTTCTGACACGGACGTATTAGAAGGTGGTGGCATAATGCCAAGAATTAAATGTTTGCTAAGCTATGACGGTACAAATTATGCCGGCTTTCAGTTTCAGCCGAATCAGCGTACTGTTCAAGGGGAGATAGAGAAGGCGCTGACGACATTCCATAAAGGTACATGGACACGTATCCATGCATCAGGCAGGACAGATGCAGGGGTTCATGCACGTGGTCAGGTCTTTCATTTTGATACGGCATTCAACGTGCCGGATGAGAACTGGAAACGCGCCTTGAATACATTGTTGCCCGATGATCTCCATATTCAACACGCAGAGCATGTTTCAGAGGACTTCCATGCTCGCTATAGCGCAGTTGAGAAGGAATACCACTACTTTATCAGAACGGGCATATATGATGTGTTTAAGCGTAATTATACCCATCACATAGCTTATCCACTCGATCTTGGAGCGGTGCGTGAAGCTTGCGGCAGACTTCTTGGAACGCATGATTTCACTACTTTCTCATCAGCGAAGTCGACTGCAAAAGGTTCCTGTGTGCGTACCTTGCATGAAGTCTCCTTCTTAGAACAGGGTGATACTTTAGAATTCATTTTCCGTGGTAATGGATTCTTGTATAATATGGTTCGCATTATTATCGGTGTTCTGCTTGATATTGGAAAGGGTAAATTTGAACCCGGCATTATCGATGAAATGCTGGAGAAAAAAGACCGCCAGATTCACAGAAAAACGGCTCCGCCACAAGGCTTACACCTGTGGAAGGTCAGCTATCCAGATAATCTTTTGAAATAGCATTTTTCCTTTAAAAAAAGCTGGCGAAAGCTTGACTTGTATTGCTTTTTCCTTTAAGATTATTATTGGCATTTTATTTCTAAACCATGATTAGCCCCGGAATCTAATTATGTTGAAGATATAGAAATAACGGACTCAAGAAAAATTGAGATTGATGGAGGATATTACTCATGCGTACAACTTTCATGGCAAATGAGCAAAACATTGAACGCAAATGGCTCGTAATCGATGCCAAAGGCCAGCGTCTTGGACGTTTGGCGAGCGAAGTTGCTGCGATTCTTCGCGGCAAGAACAAGCCGACATACACACCGCATTGCGATACTGGCGACAACGTCATCATTATCAATGCTGGTGAAATCGAACTTACAGGTAACAAGCTTTCTGATAAGCTTTACCGCCATCACACTGGTCATCCAGGCGGTTTGAAAGAGCGCACTGCTGAAGACTTGCGTTCTAAGAACCCTGAGCGTATGATCGAGCTTGCTGTAAAAGGCATGCTTCCAAAAGGTCCTCTTGGCCGCAAAATGGGCAAGAAGTTGTTTGTTTACAGAGGCGCAGATCACAAGCATGAAGCACAAAAACCAGAAGTTTACGAACTTCGCGGTTAATTAAAAGGAGGCAATTCCATTGGCACAAGTACAATACTACGGCACAGGCCGTCGCAAAACATCTACTGCTCGTGTACGTTTGGTACCAGGCAGCGGCCAAATCCTTATTAATGGCCGCGAAGCAAAGAACTATTTCCCGTATGACACTCAACTGCTTATCTTGAATCAGCCGCTTGCTGCGACTGAAACAGAAGGCACTTACGACGTTCTCGTTAACGTTCATGGCGGTGGTCTTACAGGTCAGGCTGGCGCAATTCGCCACGGCATCGCTCGTGCATTGCTTAAAGCAGATCCTGAATACCGTGCAGCATTGAAGCGTGAAGGTTACCTTACTCGTGACGCTCGTATGGTTGAGCGTAAGAAGTACGGTCTTAAAGGCGCACGTCGTGCACCACAGTTCTCAAAACGCTAATTCAACTTTTCAAGACTCTTTCCACTTGTTGGAAAGAGTCTTTTTACTTTTCTTTTTTATTTGCAGCATGAAGCTTGGAGAAGTGTTGGAATGGGATACTTTTTGTGTTCATCACACTCATTTATTTTCATGCTTAGGTTGTAACTACAGAGGCGTTTATTTCTAAGCCTTTTTTACTCAACGATTTTAGCTATAAACGTACCTGATGTGATAACAGATTACTCTTCTTACGAACTTCTGCAAAACTATCTCCAAATGAAAAAATGAATATTTCTTTGTATTAAGAGCGAGATAGTTATAAGCAATACCTACAGTTATCTTAGGTGGTTTAGAATGCATATAATATCAGCTTATTTTAACAGGCTATAATACTGTACTGGTTATAGTAATCAATAGACCAAGATTTTATAAAATTGTTGAAAAGGGTAAAGACAAATGAGTCGATTGTGATTTCTTATGTTTTAGTTAGTAAGGCTACTTTATTAAAATGAAAACATACTACGGTGCTGAAGAGTCTGCATATATTTCGTCGTATTTGATGTTTTAGATATAAAACGAATTTGTCGTTTATCGTTTTTTATTA is a window from the Aciduricibacillus chroicocephali genome containing:
- the rpmD gene encoding 50S ribosomal protein L30, with the translated sequence MSNKLEITLNRSVIGAKKDQKLTVQTLGLKKIRQSVLRDDTPAVRGMINKVSHLVTVKEV
- the rplO gene encoding 50S ribosomal protein L15, which produces MKLHELHSAEGARKTRNRVGRGTSSGNGKTSGRGHKGQKARSGGGVRPGFEGGQMPLFQRLPKRGFTNINRKDYAIVNLDTLNRFEDGAEITPEFLKAQGVVKDLKAGLKILGQGSVDKKFTVKANKFSASAKEAIEAAGGKTEVI
- the secY gene encoding preprotein translocase subunit SecY, translating into MFRTIANFMRVKDIRNKIIFTLLMLIVFRLGTYIPVPYTNKEAINFMNQQNVFGFLNTFGGGALKNFSIFAMGIMPYITASIIMQLLQMDVVPKFTEWKKQGEVGRKKIAQITRYATIVLAFIQAIALSIGFNTMAGGMLISDSSWSKLLMIAVVLTAGTAFLMWVGEQITANGVGNGISIIIFAGIVAAIPNGAMQLYSQYFTNPGEDLFINIVIVALIVLVIIAVTVGVIFIQQALRKIPIQYAKKVVNRSPVGGQSTHLPLKVNAAGVIPVIFAVAFIMAPRTVAGFFKGDVASTIERIFDYTQPIGMVLYVVLIIAFTYFYTFVQVNPEQMAENLQKQGGYIPGIRPGKKTETYLTTVINRLTFVGALFLAAVSVLPILLGGLANLPESVRVGGTSLLIIVGVALQTMKQLETQLVKRHYKGFIR
- a CDS encoding adenylate kinase; its protein translation is MNLILMGLPGAGKGTQAEKISTEFGIPHISTGDMFRLAIKEETPLGNKAKGYMDKGELVPDEVTIGIVEDRLKKGDCAKGFLLDGFPRTIAQAEALQTLLTNLNKNIDHVLHIDVPEEKLVERLTGRRVCPTCGATYHVIYNPPKTEGVCDRDGSQLIQRKDDSPETVKNRLAVNLEQMQPLLDFYKDRGYLETIDGDRDINEVFKDVRNLIEK
- the infA gene encoding translation initiation factor IF-1, with amino-acid sequence MAKDDVIEVEGTVIDTLPNAMFKVELENGHTVLAHVSGKIRMHFIRILPGDKVTVELSPYDLTKGRITYRYK
- the rpmJ gene encoding 50S ribosomal protein L36 — encoded protein: MKVRASVKPICEKCKVIKRKGKVMVICENPKHKQKQG
- the rpsM gene encoding 30S ribosomal protein S13, which encodes MARIAGIDIPRDKRVVISLTYIYGIGKKTSQDILAEAGVSEDTRVRDLTEDELGRIRKVIDQYTTEGDLRREVSLNIKRLIEIGAYRGVRHRRGLPVRGQKTKNNSRTRKGPRRTMANKKK
- the rpsK gene encoding 30S ribosomal protein S11 — protein: MAQKKGNTRKRRVKKNIETGVAHIRSTFNNTIVTITDTQGNAVSWSSAGSLGFKGSRKSTPFAAQMAAETAAKGAVDNGMKTLEVTVKGPGAGREAAIRSLQAVGLEVTAIIDVTPVPHNGCRPPKRRRV
- a CDS encoding DNA-directed RNA polymerase subunit alpha, with the translated sequence MIEIEKPKIETVEISDDGSFGRFVVEPLERGYGATLGNSLRRILLSSLPGAAVTSVQIDGALHEFSTVDGVVEDVTTIILNLKKLALKIYSDEEKVLEIDAQGEGQVTAADLTYDSDVEVLNPDLLLATLNSKGNLHMKITAKRGRGYRPADLNKKEDQPIGVIPIDSIFTPVSRVTYQVENTRVGQSANFDKLTFEVSTDGSIRPEEAVSLGAKIFTEHLNIFVGLTDEAQNAEIMVEKEEDQKEKVMEMTIEELDLSVRSYNCLKRAGINSVQELANKSEDDMMKVRNLGRKSLEEVKQKLEELGLGLRNDD
- the rplQ gene encoding 50S ribosomal protein L17, translating into MARKLGRTTDHRMALLRNLASDLIIHERVETTLAKAKELRSVSEKMITLGKRGDLHARRQAAAFLYNQAANENENVVQKLFDDVAKRYEERQGGYTRILKLGQRRGDGAEMAIIELV
- a CDS encoding energy-coupling factor ABC transporter ATP-binding protein: MSKTIAEFRNVSFRYDEEQPWVLKNVSFTIRENEWVAIIGHNGSGKSTIAKLMNGLLFPEEGEIFIDGLAVNEETVWDVRRNVGMVFQNPDNQFVGTTVQDDVAFGMENRGFPREQMIQRIKETLHAVRMDKYLLTEPHRLSGGQKQRVAIASVLAISPQILILDEATAMLDPKGRKEIMETVSEVQRTQELSLITITHDLHEVVQAERVIVMNEGQIWKEGTPREIFLEKEALRQIGLDVPFVTLLANELNKHGLQIADEPLNHEELLEDLWTLHSKM
- a CDS encoding energy-coupling factor ABC transporter ATP-binding protein: MDIAFKDVSYIYQRNTPFEHRALDKLSFEVPSGSFLAVIGHTGSGKSTLIQHLNGLVQPTEGEVRIGDFVLKAGQKNKDLKRLRSKVGVVFQYPEHQLFEETIAKDIAFGPTNFGVEQEEIERRTKEILPAVGLSEKYLERSPFDLSGGQMRRVAIAGVLASKPRVLVLDEPTAGLDPRGQKEIMDMFYDLHVREGLTTVLVTHSMEDAVKYADEVLIMSGGKKYLQGKPEEVFAQKERLNAVQLDVPEMVQFLNELKTRTGIDLPFHKQDITELAAEIAAKIGKGASE
- a CDS encoding energy-coupling factor transporter transmembrane component T family protein: MSSSLIIGQYVPGTSLVHRMDPRTKITVIFFFVFLVFFANNVLSYGVLLVFALLSAFITRIPVRFIAKGLKPIWFLIAFTFILHLIVTKEGAVLAEFWKFKLYSGALIQGVAISVRFFLLILMTSLLTLTTTPIEITDAMEDMLAPLKKIRFPVHELALMMSISLRFIPTLTQETDKISKAQAARGVDFRTGKLKDRIQAVIPLLVPLFVSAFKRAEELAMAMEARGYRGGEGRTKLRELKMTGRDYTVLTFFIIVVAGLFLTRTY
- the truA gene encoding tRNA pseudouridine(38-40) synthase TruA, with amino-acid sequence MPRIKCLLSYDGTNYAGFQFQPNQRTVQGEIEKALTTFHKGTWTRIHASGRTDAGVHARGQVFHFDTAFNVPDENWKRALNTLLPDDLHIQHAEHVSEDFHARYSAVEKEYHYFIRTGIYDVFKRNYTHHIAYPLDLGAVREACGRLLGTHDFTTFSSAKSTAKGSCVRTLHEVSFLEQGDTLEFIFRGNGFLYNMVRIIIGVLLDIGKGKFEPGIIDEMLEKKDRQIHRKTAPPQGLHLWKVSYPDNLLK
- the rplM gene encoding 50S ribosomal protein L13 → MRTTFMANEQNIERKWLVIDAKGQRLGRLASEVAAILRGKNKPTYTPHCDTGDNVIIINAGEIELTGNKLSDKLYRHHTGHPGGLKERTAEDLRSKNPERMIELAVKGMLPKGPLGRKMGKKLFVYRGADHKHEAQKPEVYELRG
- the rpsI gene encoding 30S ribosomal protein S9, which codes for MAQVQYYGTGRRKTSTARVRLVPGSGQILINGREAKNYFPYDTQLLILNQPLAATETEGTYDVLVNVHGGGLTGQAGAIRHGIARALLKADPEYRAALKREGYLTRDARMVERKKYGLKGARRAPQFSKR